TATCTTATCAAAATAAAGCATTTCATTTATAATAATATGAAATAATAGAGAAAAATTCTATAGAGACCATATTTTCAtcggagaccttggagaccacattctgcaatcaaaacactataaaatatattattttgtgaagtatgttttacgagtatcactaattcattaaaattattgaagatcatttaagtttaataagttgAACCAATGTTCTGCAATCTGCAAATTTAACATgttttgcagaataaaatatttttgtaatgttttacatgcagtacatatataatattcaagattttgaataaaataaggatctttgtagagcatgattcgtaaaataatatgttttgcaatatttttatgCAATATTTAACTTTCAGAAGTGGTTTCCAAAAAAAATGTTCTCCATATATATAACTTAACCCTATATATATAACTTAACCCTGAAACAATAACAATacactatttttaaaatatagttaaCATTAACCAACTGAAGTAAATCAGTTTACGGATTCaacaaattatatataattaatatagcCATCTATTTAGCCAAAATCTACTATGATGCTTTTactatatataattttaataaatctACACACGAATTTTGGTTCAAATTTAATGGTAATTTCTTCGAATTTTGTTATCCCTGATTCTTTTATCTTGAACCGACAAGTGATTGCTATTATATTGATATAATTAGTACAAATAAGTTCATGAATTCTCCTTGGTTCACAAATCACAACCATAATGTAATACTACACTTTTGGATTTTAGTGTTCAACTAAATATATTATTGATAGGTTCTTCAGAGAAATGGAGGAGCTACATCCATCGGAAAAGGATTTGCGACAAGATTCTCCATGTAATTGTAATGGGGACGTGCAGCATCCATAACCATGAACTGCATGTCCTCTGAAGGCTTCCAATGTCGCTTCCGTTGGTTTATGAACCAGTTGTTAATCTGCTTTTGATCCAAACCAGTTGACTCGGCCAGTGCTATCTTCTGTTGTTCCTGTTGATATATTTACATAACAACTTCATCAGTTCAGTTTAAGTTTATCACCTTTTGCTACTCCTGTTAATGTCTCAGAATTAATGGTTAGGTAGTTGAAATTTGGTGGCGTTGTAAAGATAAAAAAAaaaacttaaagcagaaaattGATATGTATAAGTTTGAGTTCATATTATCCAAACTATTTGAGGGCGGCCAACAAACTTTAAAAATAGACATAGATTAATAAACTGTGTTAGACAGGTTAAATTCAATGTGCAAGCTGAAGCTAGTTAGACTTGAGCATTCTAGAGTGAAACATAGATGTAAATAACTTTTCACAGGCAACTCACTTTTTGTAAATTTGTAACTGTCAGACCAGTTTTGTAGAATTTTGAACATAATTTGTGACTAAGCACACATAGGATAATTAAACTAAAGAGACAATGTTATGGTACTGATAAATAAATTAAGAATCCCTTGCATTGGTGATAAGATAAACATTGGAAGGGAGTACCACCAAGTAAAGAAATATATCGAAAATTACCGATGGATATGGCCATTTGTAATGTCTGCTCCACCACTCCAGCAACTGCTGGCGAGCTTCCTTAGGCAGCTTacctttctttcttttcttcataAACTCTTGCTTAAGATTTCCTAGATATCCACTGTACTTGCGTAGAAGCTGACCCTTTAATTCCTGGTCCTCTGCTTGGGGATCTACAGAATTGTTTTCTATATCGGCCTCCTCTTCTGATGATCCATTTCTATCCATGGCCTCAGCGAAAGCTGATCAATGATAGCACATACATAACATGTATACATAACATGTATGATTAAATAAAACTCATAATATACACTAATCTTGCGCACTCAATAGATCCTCGCAAAAAGTAAACATAAAAGTCATGGATTATATTTTGCATCCAATTGTAATTAAGAAAGATATTTACTAAAAACCCCTTGAATGTGTGCACAGCTTTATGTCAAAGACATCATGTATTATGGCTCTGTATGAATGTAAGCACTTTATGTCTCACATCAGCTATTGTGCCTCCTTCAGAGGAATATCACGGCTTGTTATAAGCATATATGTTTTATCTCTGCATTATACTTAGAATAATGGAAGCTAAAATACAGTGGCTAAAAACAAATGCCTATCATTTTGAAGATGCTCTTCCTTTTCCACATCATCTGCTTATGAATTTCGTAATGAGGAAACAGATTTAAACAATATGTAAATGCACACAAATTGATAAACGAGAATGTACATTTCTCAAATGTCTTGCAGATGGTCAATGCAAGTGCAACTTAGAAATAAGGCACCTGCAGAATCTTGGACCCATTAAACTGATTTTGTGATATATATTGGTTTAGGTTAGCCTGGTTGCAGATTCATTACTTAAAAAAAGTTAGTATCACTTAATTCCTTATTTTAATTTTATGAGTCATATGCATTTATATATTATCTACTCAAAATTACAGTAACAAAAACAAAATAATGATAATTATGcatttaaaaaaatcatttacttTGGTAAATGTAAATTAGAAATATAAGATATCAATAATTATACTTCTTATGCAAACAAACAACAAAGTTTGTTAGATTTATTTGAAGTAAAATAAAAACAAACTCTTTTACTGATGGAATAATACATAAAAAGTAGTCCTTTACATCATGTAGAAGTAGGCCATCGTACCTATACTTACAGCCCAGTCAAAATATAGAAGGATTTTAAATAACCGGTTGCACTTAACTTAAGAGGTATATCTAAGCAATCTTCACTTAAGATCCAAAATACAAAATTCATTAGTTTCCGACCTATATCTATGAATAGCATCCAAAAGTTAAAAACATCCTAAACACAAACATTAAGAATTACAAATCAAGAACTATACGCTATGCAAAGATCAAGAAGTAAATTAAAAGTTACTACTACCATTTACTATCAAACACAGCCGACCTACAAATCAAAATAATTTCAGATAAATTGCATTTTATATGTTATCACTCAATTGGGTTTTTCCACTTGTATTTTCCTAGTTATAAATAGCTTTGTTGTCTAGATAGATAACAACTTCTAGGTTAGAGAATGtttataatataaaaactattttGTTTCTCTTTTCAAGTAGATATAAAAATAGCTATAATACGAACACGAAACATAGACACAAATTTACTTGTTCCTTCGAACAAAACGGTCTCATCAAAATAATTGTCAACTGTTCAAGTACTGGTTATGAGCAATGTGTTCTACGCAACCATGAAAAATTGACTGTGATGTCAATGTCACACTCAGATTCTTGTTATGAAAAATAATTAGTACGCTGTTATTTTGTCATAAAGAATATTAATAGCTAGTGATGAACACAGATCAATAACAATAGGAAAAGAGGTAGCAAAGAAATAACCAGCTGAATCTGAAGAAGAAATGGTGAGAGCTTTGAATTGAGAGTCGATTCGAGAGAGAAAAAGCATGGCTTCCTTAAAGGGTTTAGAAAGTTCTTGCTCGTACTTGCTCAGCATCTCACAATATGCTTCCATGAACTGATCCAATGCCGGATCTTCTCCAATTGTGCTACTTACACCACCCATCGCCGACACCGAAGTGTAAGCTTCCTCTAATCTTGCCACCACCTCTGGTGGTGCTCCTATCTGTATGTACATTTTAACACACTAATACATACTTGCAATAATAAAATACATGAACCAATAAACAGCTACAACTATTTTAAGCTAAAGTGTAAGTACTTGTTCTTTTCCTCTTTATATGGAGGGTTTTCTTCACTCCAATTTTAGTAGGGTTTGGTAAATGaacatatgtatgtatatatatatatatatatataccttttGACAACTGATATAAGCAGCAAAGAGACGGTGATAGTAAGGATGAGACATGATCTTCGCTTTCACAGAAGCTGATGAAGTAGAGCTGTTGCCAAGCCTTCCACCTCTGGGATTATTCATGTCCATGACATAGCCACTCGTGTTGTTGTTCTGAGACTCATCATGCTGAAATTGCTGTAAGATATTgctattgttgttgttattgttgtctCCTCCTCCATAAGAACCCATCAAACCATCCATTTCTCCTTGCTGCCAAAACAATAGGAATATATGTTTAGAGCAGACAAGCTGAAACAATTGTTGTTGTGTTTTAAAGAAGAGTTGGTAAATGTGGCAGATCTAGATCTCCCGAGTTATAAGCCTAGCTTTTCCTCTTTTCTTACCGAGGAACCCTAAAAACTAGTACCAGTACTAGTAGTATAATAACAAGAGGTACTAATAGTTAGATATTGTAATGATGATAAAAGCCTGGTGAAACAGATATATATCCTCTGGGCTTTGCTAGTATATATAGGCTTTTCATTATAATACATACATACACAGAATCTGACTCCTTAACACATAAATTAACTACTCTCTGTACACAAAAAATAAGTGTGCACAGTGTATATATACATCAAAAGATTCACTGTTACAAGGGGCAAGGAAAAGATGATTTATAGATTAGATGGTAAGGGGTGTAGTGGGTGCAAAGCATTACCTTCCCAATGATAAATTCTCTCCCCCTCTTTTCTAGCACTGCCAAACTTATTGTGAGAGAGAAATAAAATACTCTACTACTACTGATAGATCAAATCAAGGTTTTTGTGTTTATGTTGTGATAGATCATGATGATGAGGAAGAGGGATTGTTTTTGGGGCACGAAATCTACATTATTATACCCATGTCCTATGTGTGTTGGTACTTGTATTTATCTGTCCACTCATTTTTcatcttttttttcttttaagTTATTTAATTCTCCTTTTCCTATTCCTAATCTTTTTGAGAGATTTTTCTGGCAATATATATTCAATTTTAAAATTCAACGcaaatttattgatatttttctAAACTAAGCCttttaaaaatcatataataattaaataaaagttGAATACTTTCCGGTCCCAAATTAAAGTCTCTTTATCTTTTTTACTTGTTTTAAGTGTATAAAAGTGTATAAAAGTTATTGTTACATATaagattttttaattttttctaactaaaatttaacatttatacttttatttgaaaaaaaaattaaaaatataattaataaaaaatttctttttatttattaaaatatatgaaaaagttcaaaatgacttataaacggaaacaaataaataaatatataataatctATATTAATGTATTTAtgataaatataaatttaaatatttaaataaattaataactgtttaataaactaaaaaataagaagagagtaatattatatattattaatattatttatcagGTGACGACTAGGGGTATAATGAATTACTTTACCTCAACTCTCTCCCTCTATCTTTTCCTTCTTTTCTTGGGTTCTCCTTCCGGCCTATTCATATTACTCTACTAGGGTTCACTTTTTCGCATTTTATATTCCTTGTTACCATTATGAATGGTCCTAAAACATTTCTGTGTTCCCCACTTTCCCATCACCAGGTAGGTTACCTGATTTTCAAGATTTTTTTAACTTCATAAATAATTTCAAGGTGTAATTATGGTagtataattattatatataagcACGTAGTTGCTACTTTAATCTTCTGAAATAGCAATCCACATGTTTTATCTGTAACACTTATCTGTAACACTGATGATCCTTTTCTTTAGACTTAATTGCACTATCATGTCCTGAGTTATAATTTTTTAGTACAAAAATGGTTAAAATATAAAGTTAAGCGCCCGCATGaccaaattttaatatttttaacaACCGATTACTTTCCGTCAGAATTCACTAACAGACGTTAATTGGTCAGGGGTATAACAGGATTAAAATATTACAACGACTACTTTCTGCACTATGGACCTGTGTCTATATATTACACATACAGTGAATTTCTAAATTTGAAGAAGATAAAAAAAATACTCAAACTCTTACAAATTACTAGCTTTCAGCAGAAAATCATGGCATATAAGTGTTATTGTGGAAATTGGGCCGTGGAAAGGATTGTTCGCACGGATGCAAATGCAGGGCGTAAGTTTGCTAGGTGTGGTCTAGGTCGTCGTGGTTGTGGTTTTTTCAGGTGGGTGGATGGGTGCGTAAGGTGTAGGAATCTGGTTATGGAAGTGGAGAGGGTGAAACTAGAGGCTAGAAGATGGAAGATTAGCTTTCTGTTTTTATTCTTGTTATTATGTTTTATGTTAGTTTGTAATATTCCTCATGTTGAAGATGTAAaaccagatgtttgattaatgtTATTGCATATGTGAATACTTGCAATTGTTAACTTGTAGTTATGTGCACTAAAAGATAAACATACACACTTTTTATGATCACAGAAAAGGCTTGATTGATATCATTCCATtagcatcattcacaatctcaGTCATAGTACATGTTGGCCACAAAATAGCATATAGTAGCATCTAGtgacaagtttgtaaggcttgGAGCCATTAATTCTAGCTATTACATACGCCAACAACCATATGACCTGCAAAAATAGTGTCTTAAAACTGCACACCTATATCCTCAACCAAAAGATCAAGTGCCATAAATATAGTCACCAATATTAGATCTAAAAATAAAGTTTTTTGTCAAGGTCAACAAAAAAACACAGAACAAAGATCACGTCTCCCATtaattcatctctttctctttggAGTTTCCTTTCTGGCCTGGTGAACAAAGGCAGATGTTGAACTTGCTTGAGTGTCACCAGCTTGTCTATTATTCTCATGCTGATGCATCATCTCGGGGATGGTattttgatgttgttgttgtttCTACATAGGAAAATGCATTATAAGTAGGTCTGTGTTTAAATCTAATATATTTAAGTTGATTTTAAGTAAGCCTTACCTTCTGTGCACAGGTCCTTGAATTATGCCCTGGCTGGTTACATATTTTGCACACACAAGTAGTCTTAGCAATGTTAGGCACTGTACCCTGTTCTGCAGCTTTTTTAATGGCATCATTTTTCTATAATTAGAAGATAATAGACCATTAGGGTTGTTAAATTATAACCATATAAGTACCATATATATGAATTACAAGATAAGTACCTTGGCAGGACAAGTCCCAGTGTTATGACCCCTTTCCTTACAGTAGGTACAATTAACAATTGTCCCAGCCTTGCTGAGGCTTGTTCCCAAAATTCAGGACTCACAATTGGCTCCAACAAACAGCTGTATAACTGTTTGAAAGAAACCAGTTTAATTTGGTTGTTAGAGTGTAAAAAATAAATTGTATATGTAGCAAAAATAAAGGAAATTGCAAAAAAATCTATCAATTACCTTCATGTACATGTCCTTGCTGTAGCATTCATGTATGTGATTCTCCCAAGGATCATTCCTAATGGCTATGCatgcacaagcatgatagcaaGGAATCCCAGTCAGATTCCATTTTCTGCAAGTGCAACTTTTTTTCTCCAAATCAACAACTAACTCATGGCCAGCATCTGTACAAGTGACTAAGCATGTGGTGCCTCCAGACCAGGACACAACACAATTACCAGCATACTGTATTGACCTAGGACATTTAAAGATAGGACAGCAGTTATACTTAacattaattttaaattttaaataagcATAAAATTCTTATTTTCATCCCATCTATAGATTATGGTCTACATTGAGTGCATTCCATAATAGTAATCTTAATTTTGATGCAGGAAAGATACAAGATGAACCACATACTTGTCAAGTTTGTTTAGTGCACTAGGGCATATCACAGTGTCCCTGGCTGCTAATTTGTCTCTTCTAACTTGAATCCTCTTCATAACTGATTTATGCAGCTCCCTAAACATAGTGATGATAGGTAAGTCTCTGTACTTCCTGATACTGCTATTAAATACTTCACAGTGATTGTTAACACACATATCACTGTGAACATTTATTCTAAAAGCAGCTCTTGTCCACTGTGTTTTGGGTTTTGCAATGAGCCAGTCATGACATTTTGGTGCAATCTGTGAACATAATTGAACAAGTTACAAGCAACTAAAACTGAACATAAATTGAACATAATTAAACATAATTGAACATAATTGAACATAATTGAACTTAATCGAAAATTGTATAAGGTACCTCCTTCATCCTGTTCATGTGGAGATTAAACTCCCAATCTGTTGATGCCCTAGCAGCTTTCCAGAGAAGTTGTCTTAATGTTTTGCCCTTGAACTCCTTATGCATATTTTGGTACAAATGCATAACACAAAATCTGTGTTCTGCATTTGGTACTATGGCCTCCAAAGCATTTATAAGCCCCTGTCAAATAAGTAAAAACATATTAATATAGACATTTTTATAGAAGTGCTAGGTAATAAACTTGCATATTTATGCACACACCTTCTGTCTGTCAGAGATGAAGGTCCTCTC
This sequence is a window from Apium graveolens cultivar Ventura chromosome 9, ASM990537v1, whole genome shotgun sequence. Protein-coding genes within it:
- the LOC141687331 gene encoding homeobox protein knotted-1-like LET6; its protein translation is MDGLMGSYGGGDNNNNNNSNILQQFQHDESQNNNTSGYVMDMNNPRGGRLGNSSTSSASVKAKIMSHPYYHRLFAAYISCQKIGAPPEVVARLEEAYTSVSAMGGVSSTIGEDPALDQFMEAYCEMLSKYEQELSKPFKEAMLFLSRIDSQFKALTISSSDSAAFAEAMDRNGSSEEEADIENNSVDPQAEDQELKGQLLRKYSGYLGNLKQEFMKKRKKGKLPKEARQQLLEWWSRHYKWPYPSEQQKIALAESTGLDQKQINNWFINQRKRHWKPSEDMQFMVMDAARPHYNYMENLVANPFPMDVAPPFL
- the LOC141685879 gene encoding uncharacterized protein LOC141685879, giving the protein MRLYVCLGPLKKAFTQFCRHLVRLDGCHLKGPYGGHLLAALGVDANDGMYPIAWAVVESETTKSWTWFLELLTHDLKIQVDAERTFISDRQKGLINALEAIVPNAEHRFCVMHLYQNMHKEFKGKTLRQLLWKAARASTDWEFNLHMNRMKEIAPKCHDWLIAKPKTQWTRAAFRINVHSDMCVNNHCEVFNSSIRKYRDLPIITMFRELHKSVMKRIQVRRDKLAARDTVICPSALNKLDKSIQYAGNCVVSWSGGTTCLVTCTDAGHELVVDLEKKSCTCRKWNLTGIPCYHACACIAIRNDPWENHIHECYSKDMYMKLYSCLLEPIVSPEFWEQASARLGQLLIVPTKNDAIKKAAEQGTVPNIAKTTCVCKICNQPGHNSRTCAQKKQQQHQNTIPEMMHQHENNRQADLILVTIFMALDLLVEDIGVQF